Proteins encoded by one window of Paenibacillus sp. DCT19:
- a CDS encoding stage VI sporulation protein F, with product MGYQQYGISPQLVERIKKKMKNPAVKERIKKLIDGVTKSDLQDRAKVRRLVKSSAVIMNESFSPAQEEQFVAFVIAQKIDPNNTFHLIKLWGMFR from the coding sequence TTGGGTTATCAACAATATGGAATTAGTCCGCAGTTAGTGGAGCGGATCAAAAAAAAGATGAAAAATCCTGCTGTAAAAGAGCGTATCAAAAAACTAATCGATGGTGTAACAAAGTCGGATCTCCAGGATCGTGCAAAGGTGAGAAGACTTGTGAAATCTTCAGCAGTCATTATGAATGAGAGCTTTTCGCCTGCTCAAGAGGAGCAATTTGTAGCCTTTGTGATCGCGCAGAAGATTGACCCGAATAATACGTTCCATCTGATTAAGCTATGGGGAATGTTTAGGTGA
- the rpmB gene encoding 50S ribosomal protein L28, with product MSRKCYVTGKKPGTGNHVSHANNRNRRSWGVNVQKVRILVNGKPKRVYVSTRALKAGKVTRV from the coding sequence ATGTCTCGCAAATGTTATGTGACAGGTAAGAAACCGGGCACCGGTAACCACGTATCCCACGCTAACAACCGTAACCGTCGTTCTTGGGGCGTAAACGTTCAGAAGGTCCGCATTCTCGTGAACGGCAAACCGAAACGTGTATACGTAAGCACCCGTGCACTGAAAGCCGGTAAAGTGACTCGCGTATAA
- a CDS encoding OFA family MFS transporter, giving the protein MKANISSAPNMASSTESTSINRWLIVLGTIIVQMGLGTIYTWSLFNQPLSDRFGWDVSSVAITFSITSFALAFATLFAGRLQERWGLQRLIRIAGILLGLGLVLSSQVTSLTLLYLLAGFVVGFADGTAYITSLSNLIKWFPERKGLISGISVGAFGTGSLLFKYVNSALISSVGPAQAFMYWGIIVLVLIVAGSFLIREAVVRNQAAAGKKEGDQPSNVRQDYTVKEMLRTKEAYMLFVIFFTACMSGLYLIGIVKDIGVQLAGLNVATAANAVAMVAIFNTAGRIILGALSDKVGRMKVIAGALLVTAVAVMTLSLVPLSFGVFFACVAAIAFCFGGNITVFPAIVADYFGLKNQSKNYGVIYQGFGFGALAGSFISALLGGFHLTFIVIAVLCTISLLLACIITPPGQQRRTRQREGKLSLHPSSRAS; this is encoded by the coding sequence ATGAAAGCAAACATTTCATCAGCACCTAATATGGCATCATCTACTGAATCTACATCCATTAATCGCTGGCTTATTGTACTTGGCACTATTATTGTACAGATGGGTCTAGGTACAATTTACACATGGAGCTTGTTCAACCAACCGCTCTCCGATCGATTCGGATGGGATGTTAGCTCTGTTGCGATTACTTTTTCAATAACGAGTTTTGCATTAGCATTTGCTACATTGTTTGCAGGACGTTTGCAGGAACGATGGGGTCTTCAGCGCCTGATCCGTATTGCAGGAATTCTGCTTGGGCTTGGACTTGTTCTTAGTTCTCAAGTTACTTCGTTAACACTGCTCTATCTTCTGGCTGGATTTGTGGTTGGATTTGCAGACGGTACTGCTTATATCACTTCATTGTCTAATCTGATTAAGTGGTTTCCCGAGCGCAAAGGTCTGATCTCAGGTATTTCGGTCGGAGCTTTTGGTACAGGCAGTCTTCTGTTCAAATATGTGAATTCCGCACTTATTAGTTCGGTAGGTCCTGCTCAGGCATTTATGTACTGGGGAATCATCGTACTCGTTCTGATTGTGGCAGGCTCGTTCTTGATCCGTGAAGCAGTTGTTCGTAATCAAGCTGCAGCCGGCAAAAAAGAGGGAGACCAACCATCGAATGTACGCCAGGATTATACGGTCAAAGAGATGCTGCGTACAAAAGAAGCCTACATGTTATTTGTTATTTTCTTCACGGCATGTATGAGTGGTTTGTACCTTATCGGAATTGTGAAAGACATCGGTGTTCAGCTCGCGGGTCTAAATGTAGCCACGGCTGCTAACGCGGTTGCTATGGTTGCCATATTTAATACGGCTGGCCGCATCATCCTAGGTGCATTGTCGGATAAAGTAGGACGGATGAAGGTCATCGCTGGAGCGTTGCTGGTGACGGCAGTAGCCGTGATGACACTGAGTTTGGTGCCGCTAAGTTTTGGAGTGTTCTTCGCCTGTGTGGCAGCCATTGCTTTTTGTTTTGGCGGGAATATCACAGTATTTCCAGCCATTGTGGCCGACTATTTTGGATTGAAAAATCAGAGCAAAAACTATGGTGTCATTTATCAAGGGTTTGGTTTTGGTGCACTTGCCGGATCATTTATCAGCGCATTGCTGGGCGGGTTCCATCTTACCTTCATCGTGATTGCCGTTCTCTGTACGATCTCCTTGTTGCTTGCATGTATCATTACACCTCCGGGGCAACAACGTCGTACACGTCAGCGTGAAGGAAAGCTGAGTCTTCATCCTTCATCCCGGGCAAGCTAA
- a CDS encoding DegV family protein, with product MSHKVAIVTDSTADIPEELIRKYGIHVVPLRVLFGEETYADGVELTPEEFYTKLGKAATLPTTSQPSPTEFMNVYQSLLDEDPERAIVSIHLSSGMSGTYQSALLGKSLLEREGDITVLDSKSASYGYGLLVVQAAELALQGKSASDIASAVEGMHRTRKLFFLVDTLEYLQKGGRIGKAAAIFGTLLNIKPILSIDEEGIIYAVEKVRGQKKAMARIIELFQQDFAGKRVNVAIGHTADPGSAIACAEQLRGHFTLNEVVYTNIGAVIGSHVGPGVIAIFMWPVPE from the coding sequence GTGAGCCACAAGGTTGCGATCGTAACGGATAGTACAGCAGATATACCGGAAGAACTTATTCGCAAGTATGGGATTCATGTTGTGCCGTTGCGTGTATTGTTTGGTGAAGAAACGTATGCTGACGGAGTTGAACTGACCCCAGAGGAGTTTTATACGAAACTTGGAAAGGCTGCGACATTGCCAACGACGTCACAACCTTCTCCAACCGAGTTCATGAACGTATATCAGTCATTGCTGGATGAGGATCCGGAACGTGCCATCGTATCCATTCACTTGTCGTCTGGCATGAGTGGCACTTATCAATCAGCTCTGCTTGGCAAGTCTTTGTTAGAGCGTGAAGGTGACATTACGGTGCTGGACTCCAAGTCGGCATCTTATGGATATGGGTTGCTGGTGGTGCAGGCCGCTGAACTAGCCTTACAAGGCAAGTCGGCATCCGACATCGCTAGTGCTGTAGAAGGTATGCACCGAACGCGTAAGCTGTTCTTTCTTGTGGATACGCTGGAGTATCTACAGAAAGGCGGTCGGATTGGCAAAGCGGCAGCGATTTTTGGAACCCTTTTGAATATTAAGCCGATTCTATCTATTGATGAAGAAGGCATTATCTATGCCGTAGAGAAGGTTAGAGGTCAAAAAAAGGCCATGGCTCGCATCATTGAGCTGTTTCAGCAGGATTTCGCGGGTAAACGCGTGAATGTGGCAATCGGCCACACCGCAGATCCCGGATCAGCTATTGCTTGTGCAGAGCAGTTACGTGGGCATTTTACACTGAATGAGGTAGTGTATACCAACATTGGCGCTGTCATCGGTAGCCATGTCGGTCCTGGTGTAATTGCGATCTTTATGTGGCCTGTTCCGGAATGA
- the glsA gene encoding glutaminase A produces MSNSTMERLNSLLPEWLETSRLHTGQGKVASYIPELVKASQDALGIHIMDAEGNHVSAGDCGVPFTMQSISKVFTLILALMDHGEEAVFFNVGKEPTGDDYDSMIKLELVEPGIPFNPLINAGAITVSSLIAGDCKEEKSRRILEFFRKLANNERLNYNEAVFQSESESGHLNRSLGYFLKHNGVLKDDVEDVLAVYFRHCSIEVTCADLARMSLVLAYNGTDPITGEELIPRRYVQIAKTFMTTCGMYNASGEFAIQVGLPAKSGVSGGILTLVPGQFGIGLVGPALNRKGNSIAGVHLLERLSKEFDWSFF; encoded by the coding sequence ATGAGCAATTCTACGATGGAGCGACTAAACTCACTACTGCCCGAATGGTTGGAAACGAGCCGTTTGCATACAGGGCAAGGTAAGGTGGCTTCCTATATTCCGGAGCTGGTCAAAGCTTCGCAGGATGCGCTTGGCATACATATCATGGACGCGGAGGGTAACCATGTATCAGCTGGCGATTGTGGTGTACCTTTTACGATGCAGAGTATTTCTAAAGTGTTCACCTTAATTCTCGCTTTGATGGATCATGGAGAAGAAGCTGTATTCTTTAATGTAGGAAAAGAACCGACCGGCGACGATTATGACTCCATGATCAAGCTCGAATTGGTTGAACCAGGTATTCCATTTAATCCACTGATTAACGCTGGTGCAATCACCGTATCCTCCCTAATTGCAGGCGATTGTAAGGAAGAAAAATCTCGACGTATCCTAGAGTTTTTCCGTAAGCTGGCAAACAATGAACGACTAAACTATAATGAGGCCGTATTTCAGTCTGAGTCCGAGAGCGGTCATCTAAACCGATCACTTGGATATTTCCTCAAGCACAACGGGGTGCTCAAGGATGATGTCGAAGATGTACTTGCGGTGTATTTCCGTCATTGCTCGATTGAGGTAACCTGTGCGGATCTCGCACGTATGTCATTGGTGCTTGCTTACAATGGGACAGACCCAATCACCGGAGAAGAGTTAATTCCACGTCGTTATGTACAGATTGCCAAAACATTTATGACCACCTGCGGAATGTACAATGCATCCGGTGAATTTGCTATCCAGGTTGGACTGCCTGCGAAGAGCGGTGTATCTGGAGGGATTTTGACGCTTGTGCCAGGTCAATTCGGTATAGGACTGGTGGGGCCGGCTTTGAATCGTAAAGGAAACAGTATAGCCGGGGTGCATTTGCTTGAGCGTCTCTCTAAGGAATTCGACTGGAGCTTCTTCTAA
- a CDS encoding GNAT family N-acetyltransferase gives MNFMKYTEPDFADYYALVSNSEVMKQITERAFPEQEAREEFGSMLDYNLNNDTGFYRVSGKEGNGIAYAKLIPDEANPDRAEIGYMILPEHWGQGHGTSIAARLIIKAQAAGISKLYAVIDPTNAASRQILLRQNFVSTWVGDYDGLPGEILELNLRAKR, from the coding sequence ATGAATTTTATGAAATACACAGAGCCTGATTTTGCAGATTATTATGCGCTTGTCTCCAATAGTGAAGTGATGAAACAGATTACCGAACGTGCATTTCCTGAACAGGAAGCAAGAGAAGAATTCGGAAGCATGCTGGACTACAACCTCAACAATGATACCGGATTCTATCGGGTCTCTGGCAAGGAGGGAAACGGCATAGCTTACGCCAAACTAATTCCAGATGAGGCTAATCCAGATCGAGCGGAGATCGGATATATGATACTGCCTGAACATTGGGGACAAGGTCATGGGACTTCCATTGCCGCTCGGTTAATTATAAAGGCACAGGCTGCAGGCATTAGTAAGCTCTACGCCGTAATTGATCCCACGAATGCAGCTTCACGTCAAATACTGCTTAGACAGAACTTTGTTTCCACTTGGGTAGGCGATTATGACGGGTTACCCGGAGAGATACTCGAACTGAACTTACGAGCGAAACGCTAA
- a CDS encoding sensor histidine kinase — protein sequence MLLGLFERAALLIIFLFFLSRVPRFRQILQKGKLRWQEYVAVTLLFCAFAIFGTYTGINVEGSLVNVRIIAVLSGGILFGAPVGIITGIVSGVHRYLIDMDGVTAVPCLITSIIAGLVSGYIHKYTPKSKRWIIGIAAGMICEALTMLLILLYSYPDPLGADIVSQIALPMILGEMNIGLIVLLVQSVEGEKEMIAARQAKLALDIANKTLPYFRSIDEDSLRTICRIIQEDIQADAVAITDTRNVLAYVGFGEERYHIGNEIISEMTKKTISSGEITISNDVIDEKTPDIHSLLIIPLEERGEVTGALKIYYRKAYKITYPLQTMAVGLSQIISTQMEVSRVEEIKAAANKAELRALQTTIHPHFLFNALNAIASSIRTKPDRARELIVNLSGYMRYNLELSDELIDIHKELEQVRNYVEIEKARFGSRLQVIYEIDEVAVHIPSLVIQPLVENAIIHGILKGKGPGTVRIRVQDYPDFVRVGVSDTGAGIRPDIIEKVYHDRMPGNQIGLYNVHRRVKLIYGQGLTITRLEQGTDILFDVPKGDA from the coding sequence ATGTTGCTTGGTTTGTTTGAACGGGCGGCATTGTTAATTATCTTTTTATTCTTTTTGTCCAGAGTTCCCCGGTTTAGGCAGATCCTGCAGAAGGGCAAATTAAGGTGGCAGGAATATGTAGCAGTTACACTACTGTTCTGTGCTTTTGCTATCTTCGGGACATATACGGGAATTAATGTAGAGGGTTCTCTTGTCAATGTACGAATCATCGCTGTGTTATCTGGTGGTATTTTGTTTGGCGCACCTGTGGGGATCATTACGGGGATTGTATCTGGAGTACACCGTTATTTGATTGATATGGACGGAGTAACGGCTGTTCCTTGTCTCATCACAAGTATTATCGCAGGTCTCGTATCTGGTTACATTCACAAGTACACCCCTAAGTCCAAACGCTGGATTATCGGGATCGCCGCTGGAATGATCTGTGAAGCACTTACGATGTTACTTATTTTGTTGTACTCCTATCCAGACCCACTGGGGGCAGATATCGTTTCTCAGATTGCACTGCCGATGATTTTAGGTGAGATGAATATCGGGTTGATTGTGCTTCTGGTGCAGAGTGTTGAAGGGGAAAAAGAAATGATCGCAGCTCGTCAGGCGAAGCTCGCATTAGATATTGCCAACAAAACGCTGCCGTATTTCCGTTCCATTGACGAAGATTCTCTTCGTACCATCTGCCGAATTATTCAGGAGGATATCCAGGCAGATGCAGTAGCCATTACCGATACACGAAATGTACTCGCTTATGTGGGATTTGGTGAAGAACGGTATCATATCGGAAATGAGATTATTAGTGAGATGACGAAGAAAACGATCTCCAGCGGTGAGATTACCATTAGTAATGATGTGATCGATGAGAAAACGCCAGATATTCACTCCCTGCTCATTATTCCGCTAGAAGAGCGGGGCGAAGTGACAGGTGCGCTCAAAATTTATTATCGAAAAGCGTACAAGATTACGTATCCTTTGCAAACGATGGCGGTAGGGCTATCACAGATTATTTCCACGCAGATGGAGGTATCCCGTGTTGAGGAGATTAAGGCTGCTGCGAACAAAGCAGAGCTTAGAGCTCTGCAGACGACCATCCATCCTCATTTTCTGTTTAATGCGTTAAATGCTATTGCCTCCTCCATTCGTACCAAGCCTGATCGAGCAAGAGAGTTAATTGTGAATTTGTCAGGATATATGCGCTATAATCTGGAGCTGTCAGACGAACTGATCGATATTCATAAGGAACTAGAGCAGGTTCGTAATTATGTGGAAATCGAAAAGGCCCGCTTCGGTAGTAGGCTGCAAGTGATCTATGAGATTGATGAGGTCGCTGTGCATATTCCAAGTCTGGTGATTCAGCCGCTTGTTGAAAATGCCATTATCCACGGCATTCTTAAAGGGAAAGGCCCGGGGACGGTTCGTATTCGAGTACAGGATTATCCTGATTTTGTGCGAGTGGGTGTCAGCGATACAGGGGCAGGTATCCGTCCAGATATTATTGAGAAGGTGTACCATGATCGAATGCCCGGGAATCAGATCGGATTATATAACGTACACCGCCGTGTGAAGCTTATTTATGGACAAGGCTTAACCATTACTCGGCTGGAACAAGGAACAGATATTTTATTTGATGTGCCCAAAGGAGATGCATAA
- the recG gene encoding ATP-dependent DNA helicase RecG codes for MKWDEISVKQINGVSALKEGELHAFGISTVKDLLEYYPFRYEDYRLRSLSEVKDGDKITVQGQIMGIPVLQRYGKKSRLTCKVMTEEWMITATWFNRHFLKDQLTPNREIVITGKWEQKRMQMTVSDSEFPDKGGGRSGTLQPVYSVTGKITQSWMRKTIQQGLVQFGELVPEILPRSLLNKYSLMPRKQAIAGIHHPQDNQEGQQARQRMVYEELFLFQLKMQAYRALNRDRMDGVVHTTDNTTIREFVRSLPFELTDAQKKVELEILHDMRSPYSMNRLLQGDVGSGKTVIAAIALYTTVRSGFQGALMVPTEILAEQHMRSLQKLFEPFGVTVGLLTGSVNGRKRKDLIASLQMGMIDIVVGTHALIQEDVFFRDLGLVVTDEQHRFGVNQRSVLRRKGYNPDVLTMTATPIPRTLAITAFGDIEVSTISERPKGRIPISTYWVKHDKMERVLGFISREVDQGRQAYLICPLIEESEKLDVQNAIDLHVQMQQNFPNYRVGLLHGRMTATEKEEMMRDFYSNDIQLLVSTTVIEVGVDVPNATLMVIMDADRFGLSQLHQLRGRVGRGAHASYCVLIADPKSEVGQERMKVMTETDDGFEVSRRDLDLRGPGDFFGTKQSGLPEFRLADMVADFAVLEQARDDVSSLITDANFWTSIDYAPLREYLQGQQVFQGDLID; via the coding sequence ATGAAATGGGATGAAATATCCGTAAAACAAATCAACGGCGTGAGTGCTCTCAAAGAGGGAGAGCTTCACGCCTTTGGCATCTCTACTGTAAAAGATTTATTAGAATATTATCCGTTCAGATACGAGGATTATCGTCTGCGTTCTCTCAGTGAAGTGAAGGATGGAGACAAGATCACGGTTCAGGGCCAAATTATGGGCATTCCTGTGTTACAAAGATACGGTAAGAAATCACGGCTTACGTGTAAGGTAATGACCGAGGAGTGGATGATTACAGCTACGTGGTTTAATCGACATTTCCTGAAAGATCAGCTAACGCCTAACCGTGAGATTGTCATCACTGGCAAATGGGAACAAAAGCGCATGCAGATGACGGTATCCGATTCCGAATTTCCCGATAAAGGGGGAGGACGTTCAGGTACACTTCAGCCTGTATATTCAGTAACAGGTAAGATCACACAATCGTGGATGCGCAAAACCATTCAGCAAGGGCTCGTGCAATTTGGTGAGTTAGTTCCTGAAATTTTGCCGCGGAGCTTGTTAAATAAATATAGTCTCATGCCTCGTAAACAAGCGATTGCTGGAATTCATCATCCCCAGGATAACCAGGAAGGCCAGCAGGCCAGACAACGGATGGTGTATGAGGAACTTTTTTTATTCCAACTTAAAATGCAGGCCTATCGAGCCCTTAATCGAGATCGCATGGATGGGGTCGTGCATACGACGGATAATACGACGATTCGTGAATTTGTACGCAGTTTGCCGTTTGAACTGACAGATGCTCAGAAGAAGGTAGAGCTTGAAATTTTGCATGATATGCGCTCGCCTTATTCGATGAACCGCCTGCTTCAGGGAGATGTAGGTTCAGGCAAAACTGTCATTGCGGCGATTGCTCTCTATACTACGGTGCGCTCTGGGTTTCAGGGGGCTCTAATGGTGCCTACAGAGATTCTGGCAGAGCAGCATATGAGATCATTGCAAAAGCTGTTCGAACCATTCGGTGTGACCGTTGGCCTTCTGACAGGTAGTGTGAACGGCCGCAAACGTAAAGATCTGATTGCTTCCTTACAAATGGGCATGATTGATATTGTAGTAGGGACGCATGCTCTGATTCAGGAGGATGTATTCTTCCGTGATTTAGGACTTGTGGTTACCGATGAGCAGCATCGTTTCGGTGTGAATCAGCGTAGTGTTCTCCGTCGTAAAGGGTATAACCCGGATGTGTTGACGATGACAGCTACGCCGATTCCTAGGACACTGGCGATTACAGCTTTTGGAGATATTGAAGTATCTACGATCTCAGAACGACCTAAAGGGCGTATCCCGATCTCCACCTACTGGGTGAAGCATGACAAGATGGAGCGGGTACTGGGCTTTATATCCCGAGAAGTGGATCAAGGGCGGCAAGCCTATCTGATCTGTCCACTCATTGAAGAGTCGGAAAAACTGGACGTTCAGAATGCGATTGATCTGCATGTGCAGATGCAGCAGAATTTCCCGAACTATCGTGTGGGCTTGCTTCATGGACGAATGACGGCGACGGAAAAAGAAGAAATGATGCGTGACTTCTACAGTAACGATATTCAGCTTCTCGTTTCCACGACGGTCATCGAGGTAGGGGTGGACGTACCTAACGCTACGCTTATGGTGATCATGGATGCGGATCGTTTTGGATTGTCACAGCTCCACCAGCTTCGGGGCCGGGTTGGCCGCGGGGCGCATGCTTCCTACTGTGTGCTTATTGCTGATCCAAAATCAGAAGTTGGACAAGAACGCATGAAGGTTATGACGGAAACAGATGACGGTTTTGAGGTTTCCAGGCGTGACTTAGATCTGCGCGGTCCTGGTGATTTCTTCGGCACCAAGCAGAGTGGCTTGCCCGAGTTTCGATTGGCCGATATGGTTGCTGACTTTGCAGTATTGGAGCAGGCCAGAGATGACGTCTCCAGTTTAATTACAGACGCAAACTTCTGGACATCCATCGACTACGCACCACTGCGTGAGTATTTACAGGGGCAGCAAGTGTTTCAAGGCGACCTCATCGATTAA
- a CDS encoding LytTR family DNA-binding domain-containing protein: MRALIVEDEILASEELNYLIQEHSQIEVVACLEDGLDVLKFLQEQEVDVIFLDINIPSLDGMTLAHHIGKFARKPYIVFTTAYKEHAAEAFELEALDYILKPYDEKRIAAMLHKLESTFRRDQEQGEHERGMNDRSILHTALVHDDSSVSSSASGTQQVKEANSHDVRRINLLRNDNIIVTDTTDIYYAEAQEKVTKVYTKNGEFTMPVSITDFHGRLPQETFFRCHRSYLVNLAQIREIVPWFNNTYLLRLRDLEAEVPVSRGKVKEFRQLMRI; this comes from the coding sequence ATGAGAGCCCTTATTGTTGAAGATGAGATCCTCGCGAGTGAGGAATTGAATTATTTAATTCAGGAGCACAGCCAGATTGAAGTCGTTGCTTGCCTTGAAGATGGACTGGATGTGCTGAAGTTTCTGCAAGAGCAGGAAGTTGACGTTATTTTTCTGGATATTAATATTCCTTCGTTAGACGGTATGACGCTGGCGCATCATATTGGAAAATTTGCCCGTAAGCCTTACATCGTATTTACGACAGCGTACAAAGAACATGCAGCAGAGGCATTTGAGTTGGAAGCGTTGGACTATATATTGAAGCCGTATGACGAGAAACGCATTGCAGCCATGCTGCACAAGCTGGAATCGACATTCCGCCGGGATCAGGAGCAGGGTGAGCATGAACGTGGCATGAACGATAGATCCATTCTGCATACGGCTCTTGTTCATGACGATTCGTCTGTATCAAGCTCGGCATCTGGAACGCAACAGGTGAAGGAAGCGAACAGCCATGATGTGAGGCGGATTAACCTGTTACGGAACGACAACATCATTGTGACGGATACTACGGATATTTATTATGCGGAAGCACAGGAAAAGGTAACCAAGGTGTACACGAAAAATGGTGAATTTACGATGCCCGTTAGTATTACGGATTTCCATGGACGTTTACCACAAGAAACCTTCTTCCGCTGCCACCGTTCATACTTGGTGAATCTAGCCCAAATTCGTGAAATTGTGCCTTGGTTTAACAATACGTATCTGCTACGCCTGCGTGATCTGGAGGCAGAAGTGCCTGTAAGTCGTGGAAAGGTAAAAGAGTTCAGGCAGCTCATGCGCATTTAG
- a CDS encoding DAK2 domain-containing protein → MSIRSLNGTDFTAMVLAGAEQLGQHAEHVNSLNVFPVPDGDTGTNMNLTMSAGVAEIKRKSSASIGEAAGILSKGLLMGARGNSGVILSQLFRGFSRSAAPYEELNTIQFAAALQNGVDAAYKAVVKPVEGTILTVAKEAAKHANYYARRTNDITELMNEVLLKAKEALAMTPELLPVLKQVGVVDSGGQGLVYIYEGFMEVLLQQDGGSLTTLPKEVSPSVASSALKPAAKPEVTPAKPIQQVIAPEMPLSAQARLVTEDIEFLYDMEFFINRQLGDNAGVTFDEEVFEKALSVNGDSIIIIADDEVIKVHVHSKTPGDVLNLALRYGEITQIHILNMREQHRDLLTAGMDIAPSPELFAEIPPEASRGLEEAVPPADEMAPYGFIAVSSGEGIAEIFRSLGVDVVLSGGQTMNPSTEDFVKAVRSIAAEQIFILPNNSNIVLAAEQARELLEDERRITVIPSKTIPQGMAAAFAFQEDESAEVNRDQMLDALARVQSGQVTHAVRDTQYDELDIKEGHYIGIHNSKIVATDEDLLQACQGLLARMLESGDEVVTLLEGEEASSEVTTALVAWLEEQYPDAEVEVHAGGQPVYYYLFSVES, encoded by the coding sequence TTGAGTATACGTTCTTTAAATGGAACAGATTTCACCGCAATGGTACTTGCCGGAGCGGAACAACTTGGGCAGCATGCAGAGCACGTCAATTCCCTGAATGTGTTCCCTGTGCCAGATGGCGACACGGGAACGAACATGAATTTGACAATGAGTGCAGGAGTCGCTGAGATTAAACGCAAGAGCTCCGCCTCAATCGGAGAAGCTGCTGGTATTTTATCGAAAGGCCTGCTTATGGGTGCTCGCGGCAATTCCGGAGTTATTTTATCGCAATTGTTCCGAGGATTCAGCCGTTCTGCTGCGCCTTATGAGGAACTGAATACAATCCAATTTGCGGCAGCCCTCCAGAATGGTGTGGATGCAGCATACAAAGCAGTGGTAAAGCCTGTAGAAGGCACCATTCTGACCGTAGCTAAGGAAGCTGCTAAGCATGCGAACTATTACGCTAGACGGACGAATGATATCACTGAATTAATGAATGAAGTATTGTTAAAAGCAAAAGAAGCACTGGCGATGACTCCAGAATTGCTGCCTGTACTGAAACAGGTAGGGGTTGTGGATTCAGGTGGTCAGGGGCTTGTATATATTTACGAAGGCTTCATGGAAGTTCTGTTGCAGCAAGATGGAGGAAGTCTGACGACTTTGCCAAAAGAAGTTTCACCTTCGGTGGCGTCTTCTGCTCTCAAACCTGCTGCGAAGCCGGAAGTAACACCTGCGAAGCCTATACAACAGGTTATCGCGCCAGAGATGCCTTTATCGGCACAAGCAAGACTTGTTACGGAAGATATTGAATTCCTGTACGATATGGAATTTTTCATTAACCGTCAGCTTGGCGACAACGCAGGAGTCACATTCGATGAGGAAGTTTTCGAGAAAGCGTTATCAGTGAACGGAGATTCCATTATCATTATTGCCGATGATGAAGTCATCAAAGTGCATGTGCATTCCAAGACGCCTGGCGATGTACTGAACCTGGCTCTACGCTATGGTGAAATTACGCAGATTCACATTCTGAACATGCGTGAGCAGCATAGAGATCTGCTTACTGCAGGTATGGATATCGCGCCTTCGCCTGAACTGTTTGCGGAGATTCCACCAGAAGCGTCGCGTGGTCTCGAGGAAGCTGTACCACCTGCGGATGAGATGGCACCATATGGATTTATCGCTGTATCTTCAGGTGAAGGTATTGCTGAGATTTTCCGTAGCCTTGGTGTGGATGTCGTGTTGTCTGGTGGTCAGACAATGAATCCGAGCACGGAGGATTTTGTGAAAGCGGTGCGTTCAATCGCAGCGGAACAGATTTTTATTTTGCCGAACAATTCTAATATCGTACTTGCTGCAGAGCAGGCACGTGAATTGCTGGAGGACGAACGCCGTATTACTGTAATTCCAAGTAAGACCATTCCACAAGGCATGGCGGCTGCTTTTGCGTTCCAGGAAGATGAATCGGCAGAGGTGAACCGGGATCAGATGCTGGATGCTCTGGCACGAGTGCAATCGGGCCAAGTGACCCATGCGGTGAGAGATACCCAATATGATGAACTGGATATTAAGGAAGGTCATTATATCGGGATTCACAACTCCAAAATTGTGGCTACGGACGAAGATCTGTTGCAGGCATGCCAAGGTTTGCTTGCACGCATGTTAGAGAGTGGAGACGAGGTTGTTACCCTGCTCGAAGGGGAAGAGGCGTCTTCTGAGGTTACAACTGCGCTGGTTGCATGGCTCGAAGAGCAGTATCCAGATGCTGAAGTAGAGGTACATGCTGGAGGACAGCCAGTTTATTATTACTTGTTCTCTGTAGAGTCTTAG
- a CDS encoding YolD-like family protein, translating to MSKKLQQNGLFESSRMMLPEHREAYILHQEQLAPRTRPSLDSQAAEEMSRLLSDSMVLGDIITITLFHEYDDIRITGQVLRMNRPARTLKLLTDNGTRDIQMNLITDVTLASD from the coding sequence ATGAGTAAAAAATTGCAGCAAAACGGACTCTTTGAATCTTCTCGCATGATGCTTCCTGAACACCGGGAAGCTTATATTCTTCATCAAGAGCAATTGGCTCCACGCACTCGTCCTTCTCTGGATAGTCAAGCGGCAGAGGAAATGTCTCGTTTACTCAGCGATTCGATGGTGTTAGGAGATATCATTACCATTACGCTGTTCCACGAATATGACGATATTCGTATCACCGGGCAGGTGCTGCGAATGAACCGTCCCGCCCGCACCCTTAAGCTACTTACGGATAACGGGACTCGGGACATTCAGATGAATCTGATCACAGATGTCACTCTAGCCAGTGACTAA